The following are encoded in a window of Leptospira selangorensis genomic DNA:
- the pstA gene encoding phosphate ABC transporter permease PstA: protein MKWKKVRLKRRRVVKDKIYSILALGAPMLATGLILSAVLLMLGNIFYKGISGVNWEFLTEAPRNNNLEGGIFPAIYGTVYLVFIMILFSIPIGTATGIFLSEYTARDSKFAMTVRFAINTLAGVPSIVFGLFGVGFFIQFLGKGMDYVANNTTPVWGKPALIWAAATLAILTLPVVIISVEETMRSIPREMRESSLALGATKWQTIWKLILPNSLTGILTGAILAIGRGAGEVAPILFVGVVYSLPELPSHLSDQFMQLGYHLFVLATQSPDVDAAMPKQYATTVVLLTLTFGMSFFATFLRYRIRKSRGKAHV from the coding sequence TTGAAATGGAAAAAAGTCAGACTTAAAAGAAGAAGAGTCGTCAAAGATAAAATTTATTCCATATTAGCTCTCGGCGCCCCTATGCTTGCTACAGGACTCATTTTATCCGCAGTCCTTCTCATGCTAGGCAATATATTCTATAAAGGAATTTCCGGGGTTAATTGGGAATTCCTGACGGAAGCACCAAGGAATAATAACTTAGAAGGCGGGATATTTCCTGCGATCTACGGAACAGTATATCTAGTTTTTATAATGATCTTATTCAGCATTCCGATTGGAACCGCGACCGGGATCTTTCTTTCCGAATATACCGCAAGAGATTCTAAGTTCGCAATGACTGTCAGATTTGCGATCAATACCCTGGCAGGAGTTCCTTCCATCGTATTCGGTCTGTTCGGCGTAGGATTTTTCATCCAATTCCTCGGAAAAGGAATGGATTATGTTGCGAATAATACTACTCCGGTTTGGGGAAAGCCTGCCCTGATCTGGGCCGCTGCAACCCTTGCGATCCTCACCCTACCTGTAGTCATTATCTCTGTAGAAGAAACAATGAGAAGTATTCCAAGAGAAATGAGAGAATCCAGTCTCGCGTTAGGCGCAACCAAATGGCAAACCATCTGGAAATTGATCCTACCGAATTCTTTAACCGGAATTTTAACGGGAGCAATCCTTGCGATCGGAAGAGGAGCAGGAGAAGTTGCTCCGATCTTATTCGTGGGAGTTGTATATTCCTTACCGGAATTACCTTCTCACCTTTCGGATCAATTCATGCAATTAGGTTATCACCTATTTGTATTGGCGACCCAGTCGCCTGATGTGGACGCAGCGATGCCGAAACAATATGCAACCACAGTGGTATTATTGACTCTAACCTTCGGGATGAGTTTTTTCGCTACTTTCTTAAGATACAGAATCAGAAAATCCAGGGGTAAGGCCCATGTATAA
- a CDS encoding MetQ/NlpA family ABC transporter substrate-binding protein yields MNRILYLILLTLLPFFINCGKKEAPNLPGDRKNLKIGICPGPYGDLLKEGVFPDLEKKGYKIEIVQFSDYIQPNLALASGDIDANLFQHLPYLKKFTADKNLKLSAIINIPTAPMSVFAGKTKNPKDIKEKASIALPNDPTNLLRALKLFQELGFIKVNPDALPTKASLNDITENKKQIQFLPLEAAQLPRSLESTDFSAINGNFALASGLDLTKAVILEKLAEEHKNIIVVRETEKDSVFAKDIVEAVKSENFETIVDKDFKGFQKPEWFGKRK; encoded by the coding sequence ATGAATCGAATATTATATCTCATATTACTTACCCTTCTTCCTTTTTTTATAAATTGCGGAAAGAAAGAAGCCCCCAATCTTCCCGGCGATAGAAAAAATCTGAAGATCGGGATTTGTCCCGGGCCTTATGGGGATCTTTTGAAAGAAGGTGTTTTCCCCGACTTGGAGAAGAAAGGATACAAGATAGAGATCGTTCAGTTCAGTGATTATATCCAGCCGAATCTAGCGTTGGCTTCCGGGGATATAGATGCGAACTTGTTCCAACATCTTCCTTATTTGAAAAAATTTACCGCGGATAAAAATCTAAAGTTAAGCGCCATCATCAATATTCCTACGGCACCCATGTCGGTGTTTGCGGGGAAAACTAAAAACCCTAAGGATATAAAAGAGAAGGCGTCGATCGCCCTTCCGAACGATCCAACGAACTTGTTAAGAGCTTTAAAACTTTTTCAAGAATTAGGTTTTATTAAAGTAAATCCGGATGCACTTCCTACCAAGGCTTCTTTAAACGATATTACCGAAAATAAAAAGCAGATCCAATTCTTACCTTTAGAAGCGGCTCAACTTCCTAGATCTTTAGAAAGTACAGACTTTTCCGCGATCAACGGAAATTTCGCACTCGCATCAGGTTTGGATCTGACAAAAGCAGTGATCCTAGAAAAGCTGGCAGAAGAACATAAAAACATAATAGTAGTTCGTGAGACGGAAAAAGACAGTGTATTTGCTAAAGATATAGTCGAAGCGGTAAAATCCGAAAACTTCGAAACTATTGTAGATAAAGACTTTAAAGGATTCCAAAAGCC
- a CDS encoding spinster family MFS transporter, which yields MESNSNQAKHAWRILILLFLANLLNFFDRTIPAIIIEPIRHEWDLSDLQLGIVGSAFTVIYAIAGLPLGRLADSWSRKKIIGFGLAIWSAFTALNGYAWNYLSFVSVRMGVGIGEASYAPAANSLIGDLFPSHKRARAVGIFMLGLPLGLVLAFFTVGAMVKAFGTWRAPFFIAALPGILLSIFFFFIREPERGAAESIQVSQSAPTQPIKKVLRIPTMWWIILSGLTFNFAAYAVNSFLVSLLQRYYHFTLVKAAITTGFIVGITGLVGLTLGGWIADKIHQRSERGRLLFGAFNLFVSGILILLALLQSEEMVLFFSLLLGFGWLLSYNYYTCVYPAIQDVIEPRLRATAMAIYFAAMYLLGGAAGPAVVGWFSDYLTRSAMLRSGTSEMTEQFKAIGLHDSLYLIPVTVLLTSLFVFLASKSFAKDASDMKRSLEGKA from the coding sequence ATGGAATCAAACTCGAATCAAGCCAAGCATGCATGGAGGATCCTGATCCTTCTATTTTTGGCAAACCTTCTAAACTTCTTTGATAGAACTATCCCTGCAATCATCATAGAACCTATTAGACATGAATGGGATTTAAGCGATCTTCAATTAGGCATAGTAGGTTCCGCATTTACCGTAATCTATGCCATTGCCGGTTTGCCGTTAGGAAGGCTCGCCGATTCTTGGAGTCGTAAAAAGATCATAGGTTTCGGATTAGCGATTTGGAGTGCATTCACTGCTTTGAATGGATATGCTTGGAATTATTTATCCTTTGTTTCTGTTCGTATGGGTGTTGGAATAGGAGAAGCAAGTTATGCGCCTGCTGCAAATTCGCTGATAGGAGATCTTTTTCCTTCTCATAAAAGGGCAAGAGCAGTCGGTATTTTTATGTTGGGACTTCCCTTAGGTCTCGTTCTTGCATTTTTCACCGTGGGGGCCATGGTAAAAGCATTCGGAACTTGGAGAGCTCCATTCTTCATCGCAGCATTGCCTGGGATCCTTCTTTCTATATTCTTCTTTTTTATCCGTGAACCGGAAAGAGGAGCCGCGGAATCCATTCAAGTCTCTCAATCTGCGCCGACACAGCCCATTAAAAAAGTATTAAGAATTCCTACTATGTGGTGGATCATTTTATCAGGTCTTACATTCAATTTTGCCGCTTATGCGGTGAATAGTTTCCTAGTTTCTTTATTACAAAGATATTATCATTTCACTTTGGTAAAAGCAGCGATCACTACAGGATTTATAGTAGGGATCACAGGTTTGGTCGGCTTGACTCTGGGCGGCTGGATCGCAGACAAGATCCACCAAAGATCGGAAAGAGGTCGCCTTCTTTTCGGCGCATTCAATCTTTTCGTGTCCGGAATTCTGATCCTTCTTGCATTATTGCAGTCGGAAGAAATGGTTTTATTCTTCTCCCTTCTACTTGGGTTCGGTTGGTTACTTTCTTATAATTATTATACCTGCGTTTACCCCGCTATCCAAGACGTGATTGAACCTAGACTCAGAGCAACTGCGATGGCGATCTATTTCGCTGCTATGTATTTATTAGGTGGGGCGGCCGGTCCAGCAGTCGTAGGTTGGTTCTCCGATTATTTGACCAGATCAGCAATGCTCCGTTCAGGTACTTCCGAAATGACGGAACAATTTAAAGCAATTGGTCTTCATGATTCCCTCTATCTGATCCCAGTGACTGTATTACTGACTTCCCTATTTGTATTCCTTGCTTCCAAAAGTTTCGCCAAAGATGCATCCGATATGAAGAGGAGTTTAGAAGGAAAGGCATAA
- a CDS encoding MBOAT family O-acyltransferase, producing the protein MNFNSFGFFIFLLITFTLYYLPFLKRFQLLTVVAASFYFYAYTDPWLLILLLFSIFWNASIVYLIQTPDFKSKKAVLALGVVLNLSVLFFFKYSGLFAKTFLGSSGSSDLHWIFLIPLPIGISFYTFHGISMVVDFYRIGPEIFKEKVPYPKLILQSSLYINFFPQLVAGPIVKAKEFFPQIKTKNFKDIPWIQAAKILILGYFLKTVIADNLNDLTFVIDFPYNAHHSTLTLVLLIFGYSAQIFADFAGYSLIAIGTAFLFGYKLPTNFNFPYISSNFSEFWRRWHISLSTWLRDYLYIPLGGNRKGNFRTYINLFLVMALGGLWHGAEWRYMVWGIGHGLLLLIERFLDQNFPFKLPENRFFSFIKTGFVFLSVSLLWLLFRLPDFETAVKYLKLLGTNLSLGTDWELCTFLIFFSIPVFFYHFYGWYKEKYPEETMEKVSNIGYAFLLFLIVLNKGPSAAFIYFQF; encoded by the coding sequence ATGAATTTTAATAGTTTTGGATTTTTCATATTCCTATTAATTACCTTTACTCTTTACTATCTTCCTTTCCTAAAAAGATTCCAACTTCTGACAGTAGTCGCCGCAAGTTTTTATTTTTACGCATATACAGATCCTTGGTTACTAATTCTACTCTTGTTCTCTATCTTTTGGAATGCGAGTATCGTATATCTGATCCAGACCCCGGACTTTAAATCTAAAAAAGCGGTCTTAGCGTTGGGAGTAGTCCTAAACCTAAGCGTATTATTCTTCTTTAAATATAGCGGGTTATTCGCCAAAACTTTCTTAGGAAGTTCAGGCTCCTCGGATCTACATTGGATCTTTTTGATCCCGCTTCCGATCGGTATTTCTTTTTATACCTTTCATGGGATCAGTATGGTGGTGGACTTTTATCGAATTGGTCCCGAAATTTTCAAGGAGAAGGTTCCCTACCCTAAACTGATCTTACAATCTTCTCTCTATATCAATTTTTTCCCTCAGTTGGTAGCTGGGCCTATCGTTAAGGCAAAAGAATTTTTTCCTCAGATCAAAACAAAAAACTTCAAGGATATTCCTTGGATCCAAGCTGCGAAGATCTTAATACTTGGATATTTTCTAAAAACAGTGATCGCAGATAATCTGAATGATCTTACATTCGTTATCGATTTTCCTTATAATGCTCATCATTCTACTCTTACATTAGTACTTTTGATTTTCGGGTATTCTGCTCAGATATTTGCGGACTTTGCCGGATATTCTTTGATCGCGATCGGAACTGCATTCTTATTCGGCTATAAACTTCCGACCAATTTCAATTTTCCTTATATATCCTCTAACTTTTCGGAGTTTTGGAGAAGATGGCATATTTCTCTTTCTACTTGGCTCAGGGATTATTTATATATTCCTCTAGGAGGAAATAGAAAAGGAAATTTCCGGACTTATATAAATCTATTCTTAGTCATGGCCTTGGGCGGACTTTGGCATGGAGCAGAATGGAGATATATGGTTTGGGGAATCGGTCATGGACTTCTATTATTGATAGAAAGATTTCTAGATCAGAATTTTCCATTTAAATTACCCGAGAATCGTTTCTTCTCCTTTATAAAAACCGGATTTGTGTTCTTAAGTGTTTCTCTTTTGTGGTTACTATTCCGTTTGCCTGATTTCGAAACCGCAGTTAAATATTTAAAATTATTAGGAACAAATCTAAGTTTAGGAACCGACTGGGAACTTTGTACATTCTTAATATTCTTTTCTATTCCCGTCTTCTTTTATCATTTTTATGGCTGGTATAAGGAGAAGTATCCGGAAGAAACAATGGAGAAGGTCTCGAATATAGGTTATGCATTTCTTCTATTTCTGATCGTTTTGAACAAAGGGCCTTCTGCCGCATTTATCTATTTTCAGTTTTAA
- a CDS encoding carboxylate--amine ligase, with amino-acid sequence MLETQTEQDLLRQSDPMEFWPTWKLYLPLIPYIIYESIRSIRSGSISSLGFGTIASANPEIHLGGLVGESKYQILQKLAPRHVLKFFLVPKGSKDTNSILEKMNSFGLEFPIILKPDSGQRGQGVRKVQNLKHLEECLLESNVDLIVQEYHPGPFEVGVFYYRYPNESKGRIFSITRKVFPKITGNGISTLSQLVENHPRFRIQKETFQKRFSETWEKIPKLGEIICLSEAGNHCQGTLFLDGSEWITPELENKIHEISSSFKGFYFGRYDIRFSSLKDFLEGKDLHIVELNGVTSESTNIYDPRFSFKERYSILFSQWKILFQISRQSRTKGAGLFSILKALYIFYFGDRIVSDLSS; translated from the coding sequence ATGTTAGAAACTCAGACAGAACAAGATCTTCTTAGGCAATCAGATCCTATGGAATTCTGGCCTACCTGGAAATTGTACCTTCCTCTGATCCCATATATTATATATGAATCGATTCGTTCTATTAGATCCGGCTCAATTTCCTCTTTAGGATTTGGAACAATTGCTTCCGCTAATCCGGAAATTCATCTTGGAGGACTTGTAGGAGAATCCAAATATCAAATCTTACAAAAACTGGCCCCTCGACATGTATTAAAATTCTTTTTAGTTCCGAAAGGTTCCAAGGACACGAATTCTATTTTAGAAAAAATGAATTCTTTTGGATTGGAATTTCCGATCATACTCAAACCTGATTCAGGACAAAGAGGGCAAGGAGTCAGAAAAGTCCAAAATTTAAAACATTTGGAAGAATGTTTGCTGGAATCGAATGTGGATCTTATTGTCCAAGAGTATCACCCCGGCCCATTCGAAGTCGGAGTTTTTTATTATAGATATCCGAATGAATCTAAAGGTAGGATATTTTCCATCACCAGAAAAGTATTTCCTAAGATAACCGGAAACGGAATATCAACTCTTTCTCAATTAGTGGAAAACCACCCCAGATTCAGAATACAGAAAGAAACGTTTCAAAAAAGATTTTCCGAAACTTGGGAGAAAATCCCTAAATTAGGAGAGATCATTTGCCTTTCGGAAGCTGGAAACCATTGCCAGGGGACTTTATTTTTAGACGGTTCCGAATGGATCACTCCAGAATTAGAAAATAAGATCCATGAAATCTCTTCTTCCTTTAAAGGTTTTTATTTTGGTAGATATGATATTCGATTCAGTTCTCTTAAAGATTTTTTAGAAGGAAAGGATCTGCATATAGTGGAATTGAACGGAGTTACTTCCGAATCCACGAATATATACGACCCAAGGTTTTCGTTCAAAGAAAGATATTCCATACTATTTTCACAGTGGAAGATACTATTTCAAATTTCCAGACAATCCAGAACAAAGGGCGCCGGTCTTTTCTCCATCCTAAAGGCCTTGTATATTTTTTATTTCGGAGACAGGATCGTGTCCGATCTTTCCAGTTGA
- the pstB gene encoding phosphate ABC transporter ATP-binding protein PstB, protein MKDTKVKIKSRHFNFFYGENQALHDISLEIHAKKVTAFIGPSGCGKSTFLRSINRMNDVIDSSKVNGKLEIDGINIYDPLMNVVELRKRVGMVFQKSFPFPKSIYENIAYGLKLNGGVSKDQMDHIVEESLRKSALWKEVKDRLNDSALGLSGGQQQRLCIARAIAMNPEVILMDEPCSALDPISTKKVEEFISEFKDSYTIVIVTHNMQQAARVSDYTGFFYMGRLVEFDTTKKMFHDPSKKETEDYISGKFG, encoded by the coding sequence ATGAAAGATACAAAAGTAAAAATAAAATCCCGCCATTTCAATTTTTTCTACGGTGAGAACCAAGCACTGCATGATATCTCTTTAGAAATTCATGCGAAGAAGGTCACAGCATTCATTGGCCCCTCCGGCTGTGGTAAATCCACTTTTTTAAGATCAATCAATCGGATGAACGATGTGATCGATAGTTCTAAAGTGAATGGTAAACTGGAAATAGACGGTATTAATATTTATGATCCTCTAATGAATGTCGTGGAACTCAGAAAAAGGGTCGGAATGGTTTTCCAAAAGTCTTTTCCTTTTCCTAAATCCATTTATGAGAATATAGCTTACGGTCTGAAACTGAACGGCGGAGTCTCCAAAGACCAAATGGATCATATTGTCGAAGAAAGTTTAAGAAAGTCCGCTCTCTGGAAAGAAGTAAAAGACAGACTGAATGATAGCGCACTTGGACTTTCGGGCGGACAACAACAAAGGTTATGTATTGCAAGGGCGATCGCAATGAACCCTGAAGTGATCCTAATGGATGAACCTTGTTCCGCGTTGGATCCAATCTCCACTAAGAAAGTAGAAGAGTTCATTTCAGAATTTAAGGACTCTTATACAATCGTGATCGTGACACATAATATGCAACAAGCAGCCAGGGTAAGCGATTATACCGGCTTCTTTTATATGGGTCGTTTGGTGGAATTCGATACTACTAAAAAGATGTTCCATGATCCTTCTAAAAAGGAAACGGAAGATTATATTTCCGGAAAATTCGGCTGA
- a CDS encoding LA_3150 family lipoprotein, which produces MKSKLKFILPLLGLLAISCSSDTKDDTALLQALVGNPDDGNNSIVVVEVAGNFTDYTGECYDHFTLFGASNSTISPTNYYLNVMFGHSLDTALRKSALSKQTCGALGFLGSGIPTNASPLNFRYYTCDPNLGQAGGDCGKKIKSAVGFP; this is translated from the coding sequence ATGAAATCTAAACTTAAATTCATACTTCCACTTTTGGGACTTTTAGCAATTTCCTGCTCTTCCGATACAAAGGATGATACAGCTTTATTACAAGCATTAGTAGGAAACCCTGATGACGGAAATAATTCCATCGTAGTGGTAGAGGTTGCCGGAAACTTCACGGACTATACCGGAGAATGTTACGACCATTTCACCCTTTTCGGAGCTTCCAATTCTACGATCTCTCCGACTAACTATTATCTAAATGTAATGTTTGGACATTCTTTGGATACTGCACTTAGAAAATCGGCTCTTTCCAAACAAACTTGTGGAGCTTTGGGTTTCTTGGGTTCAGGAATCCCTACAAATGCAAGTCCATTGAATTTCAGATATTATACCTGTGATCCAAACCTGGGACAAGCCGGGGGAGATTGTGGGAAAAAGATTAAGTCAGCAGTAGGATTTCCCTAA
- a CDS encoding phosphate ABC transporter substrate-binding protein produces MKKIGLRLIVLLAFALSSFSVSGEEKKTITIKGSDTMVILVQKWTETFPDKSVQFQVTGGGSGTGIAALINGTTDICSASRPLKPQEIQQLKEKYNSNGVEIKVAIDGISLYVNKKNPVAKLSLEEIRKIFTGKITNWKEVGGEDHKIVLYSRENNSGTYEYFKEHALEKQDFDPSAQHMVGTAALVNAISKDKWGIGYGGAAYASGVKDVAVSADANSKAELPTEANILTNKYPISRYLYFYLREAPKDQTKKFIDWVIGKDGQKVVKDVGYFPLKKK; encoded by the coding sequence ATGAAAAAGATAGGTTTAAGACTTATTGTCTTATTAGCATTCGCTCTTTCTTCATTTTCCGTATCCGGGGAAGAGAAAAAGACAATCACCATAAAAGGATCCGATACGATGGTTATCCTGGTTCAAAAATGGACCGAAACCTTCCCGGATAAATCCGTTCAATTCCAAGTTACTGGAGGAGGATCCGGAACCGGGATCGCAGCTCTAATCAATGGAACTACGGATATTTGTTCTGCTTCTCGCCCTCTCAAACCTCAAGAAATCCAACAATTAAAGGAAAAATATAATTCCAACGGTGTGGAAATCAAGGTTGCAATCGACGGTATTTCTCTTTATGTAAACAAAAAGAATCCAGTCGCAAAACTTTCTCTGGAAGAAATCCGTAAAATTTTCACCGGAAAGATCACCAATTGGAAAGAAGTTGGCGGAGAAGATCATAAAATCGTATTGTATAGCCGCGAGAATAACTCCGGAACTTACGAGTATTTCAAAGAACACGCTTTGGAAAAACAAGACTTTGATCCTTCTGCTCAACATATGGTAGGAACTGCGGCACTAGTAAACGCAATCTCCAAAGACAAATGGGGAATCGGTTACGGTGGAGCGGCTTACGCTTCCGGAGTTAAAGATGTTGCAGTATCTGCTGACGCAAACTCCAAAGCGGAACTTCCGACTGAAGCGAATATTTTGACCAATAAATATCCGATCTCTAGATATCTATATTTCTATCTGAGAGAAGCACCTAAAGACCAAACTAAAAAGTTTATCGATTGGGTGATCGGAAAAGACGGACAAAAAGTTGTGAAGGACGTAGGTTACTTCCCTCTTAAGAAAAAGTAA
- a CDS encoding adenylate/guanylate cyclase domain-containing protein, which translates to MKQKLIQLIYLIFGDPKKNSLEHRLFNAISLVNGSLNILGSIFEETTEYSHRVIFLNLISGIILLIMYYFSRFKNIYYVLFWPLNLTILVYLSSLWFLHGGSNGGNHYYFIPALVIATILLKNHNILFIYGFYAFVTGSLYIFEYFYPNFIVPQKDRDTEYMDLGGNYIFVQILTGILIFILSRNLNIERKKSDNLLRNILPESIADELKMNDTVQPKRYDSVTVLFTDMAGFTQIAEKMSPEELVKELHFFFAEFDKIAKKYGLEKIKTIGDAYMAVAGLPTPNNTHARDTVFCGLEFQQFMKKQKLERQNQGLPTWELRLGIHTGSVVAGVIGTEKFAYDIWGDTVNTASRMESSGLAGEVNISLDTFHFVREDFICESRGLIKAKNKGEIEMFLVKEAREV; encoded by the coding sequence ATGAAACAAAAGCTAATTCAGCTTATTTATCTGATCTTCGGAGATCCCAAAAAGAACTCCTTAGAGCATAGATTATTCAACGCGATTTCCTTGGTAAACGGAAGTTTAAATATCCTAGGTTCCATATTCGAAGAGACAACCGAATATTCTCACCGTGTAATTTTTCTAAATTTGATCTCCGGTATCATTCTACTTATCATGTATTATTTTTCCAGATTTAAGAACATTTATTACGTTCTATTCTGGCCTTTAAATCTGACTATACTTGTATATTTATCTTCTCTTTGGTTTCTACATGGAGGTTCTAATGGAGGAAACCATTATTATTTCATCCCCGCTCTGGTAATCGCTACTATTCTTTTAAAAAATCATAATATCCTTTTCATCTATGGATTTTATGCGTTTGTCACCGGTTCCTTGTATATATTCGAATATTTTTATCCGAATTTTATAGTTCCTCAAAAGGACAGAGATACGGAATATATGGACCTAGGTGGAAACTATATCTTTGTCCAGATCCTAACAGGTATACTTATCTTCATACTCAGCAGGAACTTGAATATAGAGAGAAAAAAATCGGATAACCTGCTTCGGAATATTCTACCCGAATCTATTGCGGACGAATTAAAAATGAACGATACCGTCCAGCCAAAACGTTATGATAGTGTTACCGTATTATTCACCGATATGGCGGGGTTTACTCAGATCGCGGAAAAAATGAGTCCGGAGGAGCTAGTGAAGGAACTCCACTTCTTCTTTGCGGAATTCGATAAGATCGCAAAAAAATACGGCTTAGAGAAGATCAAAACGATCGGAGACGCATATATGGCTGTAGCAGGACTTCCTACGCCAAATAATACCCACGCTAGAGACACTGTTTTCTGCGGATTGGAATTCCAACAATTCATGAAAAAGCAAAAGTTAGAAAGACAGAACCAAGGCCTTCCTACCTGGGAACTACGTTTGGGCATCCATACCGGAAGTGTAGTGGCAGGAGTGATCGGAACCGAAAAATTCGCTTACGATATTTGGGGAGACACCGTCAATACTGCAAGCCGTATGGAAAGTTCCGGGCTCGCTGGCGAGGTGAATATCTCCTTAGATACCTTCCATTTTGTGAGAGAAGATTTCATCTGCGAGTCCAGAGGATTGATAAAAGCTAAGAACAAGGGAGAGATCGAAATGTTTTTGGTGAAGGAAGCCAGAGAAGTATAA
- a CDS encoding energy transducer TonB — MNQVVSPPSSSKKRSGLRRFVDRYRMETFLGSSAVLQIAALLFWYTPPNTYDHLDKLIDEVAFVENLVIQDPNVGEAPDDGEFEVTDTLKKKEDSRIAGAQDAIVSGATAPVDLSPNVQPEYTKDAQSAGVGGTLTLEVIIADSGEVLRVRNIGKTLGYGLEESAIQAFYKKRYSPSMLEGKAITVKVYVPVRFSLY; from the coding sequence ATGAACCAAGTTGTTTCCCCTCCTTCTTCTTCCAAAAAACGTTCTGGTCTTCGCAGGTTTGTTGATCGTTACAGAATGGAGACCTTCTTAGGCTCTTCTGCTGTTCTACAGATCGCAGCACTTCTTTTCTGGTACACTCCTCCGAATACTTACGATCATCTAGATAAGCTGATCGATGAGGTTGCTTTCGTGGAGAATCTTGTGATCCAGGATCCGAATGTGGGAGAAGCTCCTGACGACGGAGAGTTCGAGGTTACCGATACTCTTAAGAAAAAAGAGGATTCCAGGATCGCAGGCGCTCAGGATGCAATCGTTTCCGGTGCTACTGCTCCAGTAGACCTTTCACCTAACGTTCAGCCGGAATATACCAAAGACGCTCAGTCTGCGGGTGTAGGCGGAACTCTTACCTTAGAAGTGATCATCGCGGATAGCGGAGAAGTTTTAAGAGTACGTAATATTGGTAAAACCTTAGGATACGGATTAGAAGAATCTGCAATCCAGGCATTTTATAAAAAACGTTACTCTCCTTCTATGCTCGAAGGAAAAGCGATCACTGTGAAGGTTTACGTTCCAGTTCGTTTCTCTCTCTATTGA
- the pstC gene encoding phosphate ABC transporter permease subunit PstC: MSKLDPLLRYLLHPSRRKIDVFAETLVKGTAATSILIILLIFFFVFREASSLFFSDSPQATSTVQSSGAPAEYNPDSSADAPAEYNPDGDTLELNKPVAVATPEPEKLSLFENLFSKVWQPVSSVPKFGILPLIVGTAKTTIIAILLGAPLAILAALNITFFVSARVREIVKPAIEMLANFPSVVIGFFCLMDVATLVKATFDIDFRLNALTGGIGLAIAVTPIIFTVAEDALSTVPQSYRQASLALGATEWQTAYRVMLPAALPGVFAAVLLGVGRAFGETMIALMATGNAPMMSFGIFDPSRTFAATIGAEMGEVIWGSEHYNILFFLGVLLFLFTFSLNAITELYVKKRLMKKFQGS, translated from the coding sequence ATGAGCAAACTCGATCCTCTGCTGAGATATCTTTTACATCCGAGCAGAAGAAAAATAGACGTTTTCGCGGAAACCTTAGTAAAAGGGACCGCTGCAACTTCCATCCTTATCATTCTTCTTATTTTTTTCTTCGTCTTTAGAGAAGCTTCTTCCTTATTCTTCTCGGATTCCCCGCAAGCCACTTCTACTGTCCAAAGCTCCGGAGCTCCAGCGGAATACAATCCTGACTCTAGTGCGGATGCCCCTGCGGAATATAATCCTGATGGAGATACTTTAGAATTAAATAAACCCGTAGCTGTTGCCACTCCTGAGCCTGAAAAACTTTCTCTTTTCGAAAATCTTTTCAGCAAGGTTTGGCAGCCGGTTTCTTCCGTTCCTAAATTCGGTATTCTACCTTTGATAGTAGGTACTGCAAAAACTACAATCATAGCGATCCTACTCGGAGCACCTTTAGCTATTTTAGCCGCTCTGAATATTACGTTTTTTGTATCTGCAAGAGTGCGAGAGATCGTAAAACCAGCCATCGAAATGCTCGCAAACTTCCCTTCCGTAGTGATCGGATTTTTCTGTTTGATGGACGTTGCTACCTTAGTAAAGGCAACCTTCGATATAGATTTCAGATTGAACGCTTTGACTGGAGGGATCGGTCTTGCGATCGCAGTCACTCCGATCATATTTACGGTGGCAGAAGACGCACTAAGCACAGTGCCTCAATCTTATAGACAGGCATCCTTAGCATTAGGCGCTACTGAATGGCAAACCGCTTATAGAGTTATGCTTCCTGCCGCATTGCCCGGAGTATTCGCCGCAGTCCTTTTAGGCGTAGGAAGAGCTTTTGGAGAGACTATGATTGCTCTAATGGCTACAGGTAATGCTCCTATGATGAGTTTCGGTATTTTTGATCCGAGTAGGACATTTGCAGCCACAATCGGCGCAGAAATGGGAGAAGTTATCTGGGGATCAGAACATTATAATATTCTGTTCTTCCTGGGAGTTCTTCTTTTCCTATTCACATTTTCCTTGAACGCAATCACCGAGCTGTATGTTAAAAAACGGCTTATGAAAAAGTTCCAAGGCTCCTAA